The genome window TTTCAGTCAAAAATGTTAGAAATGTTTATACTAGACAGTGGTTTTGAAAACACATTAGCATCTGTGAAAGGATCACAATGACATTATAATACCAAATTTGGATAAACTGTCATCTCCAGTGTCCTGCAGTGTttgcttttatatatttaaatcatATGTAAATCCTTCCCAACTCCCTGGGCAACGTCTTTAATGTGTTCAGCTGAGTATCTGAAAATCTACATAGTGGTAGTATCTTTGAGTAGAAACTAACATTGTTCTGTAAAGAAGATAATGCTAGCGTTAATAAATTCCCTTACAATGATTATCAGAGAAGGATGTTGCCTTTTGGTACACTAGCTGTCACTGGAGTTAAGTGAACTGAACAGTTAGCACCCGAGGCAAATTGGACAAGTGCTGCTAATCAGAAATGATTTACCAAAACTAGTATAGCATAGCTAATCACAGCGTGAAGGATctctgaattattattattagaactaTTAATAAAACATCTCTTTTTATTCTGAAGATTACTGTTTACAACACTGCCTCAGTGCGGTACGGTGGTGTTAGAAAtcactctccctctcctccccaattTCTGAAAGAGAACGTCAATCTTAGGAAGTTTAAACAAAAGTAAATTGTGCACCTTGAAAGAGCAGGgccttttttttaaccttttcctgCAGACATGGGGCATGAACATGAACATCGTCATGGGAAAATGGAACTCCCTGACTATAAACAATGGAAGATAGAGGGTACTCCGCTACAGGATGTCCAAGAAAGACTGGCTAGGCGGGGTCTTAGAGATCCATGGCTTCGGTAAGTGAGAGAATACATCATTCAGATCTATAGATACACGCGCGTGCACTTCCTGTAACCTTGTGATGTAGTCATTGTGGATGGTTTCTTTTTAGCAAAAAAGCTGGAAAAACACCTAGACTGCATCAGTTATCACATAAAAAATGTGGTTGACGTTCATTTTTTGTGTAGAGGTTACTAGTATTGCATTACAATGTGAGGAAGCTCTGAGGGTAAAGTTCAGCCATACTTTGTGATGTTTTATGATGAGATGAAGACAAAAGTCTTTTCAGATTTTGTTCTGCAGAATGGAGAGGTGAGCACACTGTTTACCTTTAGCCTGAGCTATCCCACAAATACTTAAGTTGGGGGGGTTCCATGATCTTGGCCTTGGTTCAGCAAGGCATTGAAGCAATGCTtgaatttaagcatgtgagtaatcctgtccctattcagcaaagcacttaagcatggtctcatgaggtcccttctaaccctgatagtctatgataccaaatctcattgatttcaatggaacttcagtacagtatgtgcttaaatgctttgctgaataggaacAGGATTACTTGTGTGCTTATAGACAagaatgttttgctgaattggggcctttaaTTGAAGTTTTGAACTGTAGTAGCAGATGGCTTGGGGTTTCAGTCTACTTTGTTCTATGTTTGCTAAGCAGTTCATGAAATCATATAGAAAACTGTTAAGGTGAATCAAGTCATGGAAGACCTGATCTTAGTCCCTTGAACTGGGGAGGTATCTTACTCCCTAGAGCTATTCTGCATTGTTTAGATAGCTGTAGAGACAGGGCTTTGACCTGAGTCACAATGGGGAGAAATATATAACATTCTCCTTTACCATTCTTCAGCCTTCGGGAATGAAAAGTGGCATGCTTCATGCTCCATTGTCCCATTCTACAGGAAGACAAAAGCCCTACATTAGCTATTCCATGGTCCGACAGGGAAATCGTCGTACCTGCTTCCTCCAGTACTCTTATGCAGTTTTTACCATGTGTTTTAAAGCAAGCTGTTGGATGGATATTGCTTTATCACCTCTTATTATGACCTATTGGGGGTGGGTTTGGATGGATTGAGTAATcctttatttccttttatttgttcagGAGATAGTGTAAGAGTATTACATAGTCTCTAACTTTATGTTAATTACTATCTTTTAATGTTACCTGGAGTTGTTTTACCAGATATTAACTATCTACGGTTATCAGCTGTCTCTGAACCCTACTTTCTAAGTCTCCGACATTCCGTTTTTTATTCTTGCTTCTATTTCTTGTGAGTTCAAGCTTATAAAATTCACTCTAGTTAAATAGTTAATTTTATCTGGAGCACAATAATATTTCTCTTTTCTGCAGGAGTCCGGTTTACTACCACAAGAAAATGGCCATACTCCCAACACATTCTTCCAAAGTGCTGCATAAATAGCCAGTAAATTAATCCCACACCTTCTCCTGCACATGTTTCCTAAGTATATTGCTCTGAAACTGCTCCAAAATACTGTGTAGGGCTGAGAAAAACTCATGCTATTTATTCCCTTTCCTAGGTTAAAAATTGCTGTGTTTCTCAGAACATTGGTTtgcattggggggaaaaaaaagagttgTTTACTGGATTTGTTGAATATTGACTAAGGGAGAAAGTGCAAAATCTCTTAGTAGATTAAAGTATTGGATCTCTCCTGCATATCTTTGCCTAATGCAGCATTATGTATAAAATAATGCTTAAATCCCACACTGAGACAAGCCTCTAGTACTAGTTTCATAGCAATCTCTTGAGTGAAGACATGATAGAAGTATCAAGATCTGTTTACTACATTTATTAAAGTTGTCGTTCTGAAGAATATCTTGTAGTAAGAATGCTAAAGTAGCAAAACCCCTCTGGGCTTTTTTCTTTTAGTTGGTATTGGCACCTGTCAAAAGGCTGGGAAATCTAAGACCAGTGTAGCCTAATTTATGTACATACAGCTTCTATGTAGATTTAGCCCTGATGaacaaatacagatttacagCCCTGAAGACTGAAATTCTTTATCCACTTCATAGGAACACAGTACTAGCACCTACAGAACAAGTCTCCCATCCAGTGTGCCTTAACCCTGAGCTAGAGAGATCACCTACACAGGAGAAAGGGGTAGATGAGTGTCTACAGACCATTCAGTCCTTGACAATTCTGCTGAGACTCTCATCAAAACTATCAGTATCAAGTGCGGTGACAGTGGTTCAATCTTATCCTCTGGTAGATTGTTTTTTCCTTAGCTATGTCTCTGTGTCCTCTGCAAATATGATAGTGGAATCCAGAGCTTTGTTTCTGGAACAGACTATATTATTTGTGTTGGACTTAATATTTCATGTGGATCTGATAAGTCTAAGTACTTTATGACTGAAGTGGTAGTAACAGCTGTTGTTCACATACATGCTCAGTGAGGTAAAGGCTTGCATAAGACAGAATGTTATGGTCTTTAgacaaaaaaatagaaaaaaaagaaattctgTCTTTTTAAACAGTACAGAAAGGAGTATTCAAACTATGCTGAGAGTGTTAATTTCACCAGTAAGACTCAAGCAGGGAAATGTCTAGTGCTTTACaattagatggtaagctctttgggtcagggatcGTCTTTTcgttctgtgcttgtacagcacctagcacaatgggtcctggaTGTtaaggtaatacaaataatgataattACACCTGCCTCATTCAGAAGTGGCACAGGAGCACTTGCTTCATTCACTCCATATCTTGTATTTAAACGACTTGTGGGTTCTGTTTTTCCGGCATACAGAAAGTAAGTAGGATACAGTAACAGAAGACACTACACATGTATAGCTAaagttgcaggaaaaaaatattttgttactgAAGATGtcttatgtgatcatgtaatatGGTAATTAAAGGTTGGCATAACAAACATGCATAAGGGGGCATAGTTAACTTCATAGTATTTCCTGATATTTGAGTGCTTTAACTATGGAAACCTTACATTTTCAATGCATAGCTTTTTGGAATATGTTTTTTAACTTTTTGcatataaatatatttgtgttGGTATATGGAATCAGAATGGGTCTTCTAACTTCGTTCTATCTGTCggttttgttttttcctagcAATGACGCATGGAGATATATGGGTGGCTTTGCAAAACCTCCCACTGTTGTGGACGTTCTCACCAAAGGTTTCAAGTGGGGATTCGTAGCCTTTGTGGTAGCACTTGGGGTCGAGTACGCACTGTTTCCTCCGAAGAAAAATGGAGGACATCACTGAAAATGGAATAGCAGAACTTCTCGAAGTTATTTACACAGTTCTAAATTAAAACATGTTATACAATAGCTTACTGCTTTTGTTGCACGTGTAAAGATGCCTATTAAAATTTCTCATTGGCAAGAGCATGTCTCTATGGCTTTGTCATCTTTtcttggagaaaaaaaataaaactttccaATGATGTTCCCAAATCTAAACCTGACTTGATTCATGGAAAAACAAGATCTGCATGAGATGGTATGTACCATCTATTGAACTAGTGTGGAAAATAATATTGGTACTTTCAAGCTCTGCCAACTTGAAACTCCAAAAGAAGAAGTTACTTGTACCGTATTGTGCAGCTCTTCACAATACCTTCACCCTCCTTTCTTGCAAGCTTTGATCAGCTGTGAAATAGTGAACAGATAAACAGTTAACTAACACTAGCCTTCAGCCATAACTCCATACAGTGAATTGGCGCTGCCCTCAGAGGTGTTACTCCAGGGCTAGGCTGTCTGCCGACTTAGGCTGACATCACAGTTGCTTCATACTTTTAAGATTATCTGTGCAAACAAATGgctaaagactttttttttaatgcaaacttAGATTATGGAGCATGTGTAATTTCTAAAAACAGCTTATTAACTGCTGACATAGGGCTGTTCTTCATTTCAACAGTTAGTTTGTTAGTATACTTGAATTCCTGCCTTTGAGCTAGTCTTGCTCACTGTAAAATGACACTTGATCTACATAGAGTGATTGGCTTAGCAGCAGATGAGTTGTAACTCAGCTGCTGCATTCTCCAATGTCAGCAGCAGTATACcttaacacccccccacacacacacacacaattcagcTCGTTTAAGCTTAAAGTACCACAAATGAGATAGAGATCTTTGTGTGAATGAGTGTTGGGTTAAAAAACATTAACTTTTGGGGAGATGGAGAGTTTAAGGAAGCTCCTTGTGAGGTGTTGGCAGGGCAGCTATGGGCAGGTcagcagctgggagaggggaACAGGAATCGATTTCCATTCTCCTTACATTACCTCTGTGGGGCGCCAGGGGCTCCTCTTAGCGTGGGCCCATGGGAGTTACAAATTTTGCAGACAAATATCTAAATAAATTGTTCCCTTAGAAGCACAGAGAGTTTAAATCTTCCCCAATGTCTTTCAGGAAGAGTGGGATTGGTAGACTGCTATAAGCAGCACAAGAAAAAGATTGTGATAGTTTCCTGTTCACATCAACGATGgtgtaataaaaaaatacaatggCTTTTATTTTACACAATTTTTGACAACTTTTCGTGAATAAGTGGAAGAACATCAAGATAGAAACAAATACTACATATAATGGCTGATACAGTGTCACTCAGTGAAAATAACAAGATTTCAAGAgttggattaatttttttaatttgatgttATGAATACATTGTATGATTAGAGCACCTAATGTCCCAATTTAGATATCAACAGAACATTGTCACACATTAAATAATTTAGAATTCTAATATTTTCTCCATTTATGCTGTTTTCAACAATAATTAAATTGTTCTGTTGTATGGATTTAGTTCATAGATGTATATATAAGTCTTCCATTTTTTACTGTTTTTGAATATGAAGACAAGCTGATTGCTCTTAACTAATCCTTTTAAAAAGAGATACACCTCACTTTAATATCCTACGTGTGTTGTAAAAGAAAATTTGCTGTGAGCTGCTGCCAGATTTaacatttgtttatatatttcaACTCAAGGATTTTATTACAAGATGTGAAGGATGTTGTTACAGTGGCTGCTTTGGTCAAGATTTTAAACTTACTAAATTATCCATTCTGTGAAATGTCTGCCAATGTGCAAGTTGGAACACTGAACTATAAAATACATACAGCCTCTTCTCTGCAACATAGCATTATGTAAGGGGTTAATTCTGATCTCAACTGTATAGCAATCATGTTGCCTTGCGTCTTGAGACTCCAAAAGCAGGACAAATATAGTAAAAGATTTCAAAAATACTAACTTTGGAGAGAGGTTAAAATAATTGGATTTGTACAGCTTCCAGAAAAGATCTTTCATTGGGAATGTCAGAATCATAGCTACCAAAGAAAGGAAGTCAAGGGAAATCATTTTCTTGTTGCAAGTGATGCcctaaaacagaagaaaaatgtaaACACAGTCATGGACCACCTTTTAACAGTAAGAGACAATAGAATGATTTGCTAAGGAAAGTTGCTGAATTGTCAGCATTAGAATACCACTTGAGGTAAAGCTAAAGAGGGAACAAACATGTGCTGTAGAAATTTGATTACTATCGTGCATTGAGTCAGTGGAATGGACTGCATGACTTGAGATtctttccaaccctaatatttatTATGAACTCTGGTTTTCTGCACTAAACACTTGATGCACCCACCTGGCTATTGGCTACTTACATTCATCCTTTTTGGTTAAATAGCACCTTCTTTTTGAGATTTATTTCCTGTCTGTGTTTAGAGTTACAGTTTCTCACTGttatgaataaaataaattactatTTACCCTCTTATCTATTTTGGTTCTGTAGTGCTATAAATTGAGCTTAATTGTGCTATAGCTCCTGCATCATCAAAAGAATTGTTAGCTAAAAGTTCCAATTGCAAAATATTTAGTAGCAGTGATGTTAGCAAGATCCTATTTTGTCATTCGGATCCTaggctgagtttgcagagctCGGACTGAAAAAAGTGGTAATAGATGTCACCTTTTTAACTTGTAAATGGATCTGAAAACCATTTAATAATAAATCTAAAGCTCTGCAGTGTTATTTgttacagaatttttaaaattactacACTTCAAGGTTTGGGTACCAAGAAATCATGGGTGTTAACAGCTAATCAACTTAACACTGCATGTAAAACTCACTCATGGTACTAAAGCATTAGTTTGCTTGTATACCAAAATTCACTTCAACAGTGAAGATAGATTCCAAGTTCACAGATGtttctgcctgctgccagaagagaTGGAAGTAGTGAAAATCCTAAAAAGGTTCACATGGTGTACTCTATAGTCAGATAGTTCCTTCATCAAAATGGATACCTACTCCAGAGGATACTGAAGCAAAGGACAGAGCCCAAGACACAAGCCATGCATTTGCCCCAGCCCATGGTGATGATACCCCTCAAGCTGGTGTATGGGGTTTTTGGTGCGAGTAAAGGAATGCACAAGCTTTGGAATGTTTTCTCTGCATGAGAAATAGCTCTGATTATACGGATTGTTAGGAGTAAATGAAAATATGTTATCTGTATTTTAAACTATAGTCAATGAATAGTGGTAGGTCTACATGTTTATAGCCATTTAATCAACATTCTGAAAATGCATTTTATGAACAGCAGAAAGAAGAAATATTCCAGTTGCCCTTTAGCAGTAGAGTTTGACTGTCCATATAGCACCTCATTCATCCTTGCCATGTAGTCCAACAGCTATAATGTCTTTATGTAGCTTGAACCAATGCAAAGTGAAATTGAAATATTGAAATGAAGAATAAAACCACCAtgaaaaagcaacaacaaaaatattaaaataaatccaGTACAGGTAAATATCATGGTCTGTCCCCAGTTATCCAGCACCTACTACCTTTACCTACCTCATGCTACCGACAGCACAGCGTGTCAATTActtcaaagtcaatggaacttaagagtgtgcttaaatgctttcctgattcATGGCCTTAGAAATATGAAGGTAAGTGCTGTTACAAAAACCTAGACAGATAAAATAGTGATTTTTCCTTGCTTATAATGTCCATGGATATAACATCACACATGGCTATAATGTCTGTGTTATCACTTCCCCTTCTGATCTGCAACCTCAGTTTAGCCTAGGATAACAGGGAGTATGCATGTTCACAGCATTACATAAGGAGAGGTCACTGTTTTCCTTACCCTACTTTTCTAGGACATTGCTTTAACACCAAATGTCATGCAGTGTGCTTTCAGTGTGAGGATGCTGGCAAGAGAGGGTTTCTTGCAGTAATCGTATCATGATACAATACAGGAGTGCAAAAACTCCTGATTCCTATTTCCTGGAGGGGGAGGGTTACATTTGCTAAAATGCCACTTTTTACACAACCCTTATGACAAAACTTTATTTTCACAGCCCAGTAAACATCTGTGATCATGGGATTGCAGCTGTACTTTTCAGTGGAGTTTTACATCTCCATATGATATTTTCCCAAGATGATGTTTATACAACAACAGCTTGTTTTACTAAGGCTTGTTGTCTTATATAATCCTTTCTTAAGCATCTCATGCTCTTGTGTCATTCTCTGTAAAGCAAAACAAGACATGCTGTGTAAGGTACACTGTACAAAATATTTCCACACTGAGCCCCAGGTGCCACTGCCTGAATACACATATGGATTGCCTGGTATGCATTGTTTGTTCCAGCTGGGTCCAGTATGAAATTGTGCTTATGATCTCTTGGTTTTAGATGGAagcatagaaaaaaaaaaaacaagtattaCTCAAGCTAACACTAgctacagtatttttttaaatgccgaTGAGTCTTGTGCATCAGACATGTGTATGCCACCCACCAAACACGCTCTTTGCAGCACAACAGGAATACTGTGTAGCGGTGGTTGGTGTGCCCTTTTGATGTGCatacttttgatttttttgtgtATGCTATGATGGCCTTAAGGTATGTCATGAGCTGCTCGTGGTTTATCTTAGTTCTCTTACATTCTTCAAAGAACCTTTAAAAACTAATCTGCAGATGCTATTGTGTTgagattttattttctgtatctCATTGTAATTTTGAATCGTTATAGAGCACTCCAAGTGCTTCAGCATGCAGGTGTGTATTTATTTAGAGCCTGATcttgcttccattgaaatcagtgggtgtgTTTCCTTAACTTCAgcggtgcaggatcaggcccttaa of Chrysemys picta bellii isolate R12L10 chromosome 11, ASM1138683v2, whole genome shotgun sequence contains these proteins:
- the NDUFB3 gene encoding NADH dehydrogenase [ubiquinone] 1 beta subcomplex subunit 3; its protein translation is MGHEHEHRHGKMELPDYKQWKIEGTPLQDVQERLARRGLRDPWLRNDAWRYMGGFAKPPTVVDVLTKGFKWGFVAFVVALGVEYALFPPKKNGGHH